Proteins from one Deinococcus fonticola genomic window:
- a CDS encoding transposase, with protein MPGRLHSREFKLEVLEQIESKQKSTAQVCREHQLAPSLIYRWRKELEVRGGAAFTDEKTADQALERRIAELERYCGQLALENTILKKSLANYRTRSGSRLECPPKIGRI; from the coding sequence ATGCCCGGACGACTACACAGCCGCGAATTCAAGCTCGAAGTCCTTGAACAAATCGAGAGTAAGCAGAAAAGTACCGCCCAGGTGTGCCGGGAACACCAGTTGGCCCCGAGCCTCATTTACCGCTGGCGCAAAGAACTTGAAGTTCGTGGGGGAGCAGCTTTCACCGACGAGAAGACGGCTGACCAGGCGTTAGAACGGCGTATTGCTGAACTGGAGCGGTATTGTGGACAACTGGCCCTGGAAAACACCATTCTGAAAAAGTCGTTGGCGAACTACCGCACCAGGAGCGGCTCGAGATTGGAGTGCCCCCCGAAAATCGGACGAATCTGA